A portion of the Francisella uliginis genome contains these proteins:
- a CDS encoding UvrD-helicase domain-containing protein, with protein sequence MLDYLNLQQQEAVRYTSTPLLVLAGAGSGKTSVIIEKISYLIEELLYPAKSILAVTFTNKAAKEMQERVKSRLDKEKSKGLVISTFHSLGLSILKRHFSDLGYKKNFTLFDSHDSATLIYDIAYDQYQLPKQNTKFIQAKISFWKSALLTPDEVQPKDDLEEQAAFIYKEYQKYLRSYNSFDFDDLIFQPIQLFRNNHNIQKLWSDKFRYILIDEYQDTNESQYQLLKYLTQNKNKFTVVGDDDQSIYAWRGSRPENLRHLQEDFPNLKVIKLEQNYRSTGRILNVANKLIENNSHIFEKKLWSAKTYGEQIKIISLINDEDEAQFIASDIFFDRVKTNSRNSDYAILIRSNYQAYLLERYMQMHKIPYTISGGSSFFSKTEIKDIISYLRLIVNPDDDRAFLRIVNTPKREVGSATIHKLGEYASEHHCSFFHTLYNLEHFEMREFTKKKLLNFKNLILNTRQEIVSSISAVELKKILHTFIDNISYRQWLIDSSSSEKQAEFRYTNVIEVISWIVNQLDDSYNGLESLSTVLNKMLLIDILDRDNEDKNDNQVQIITMHASKGLEFRKVYIMGMEEGILPHQQSIEEESIEDERRLAYVAITRAKENLTITMTKHRKKFGEKQVSTPSRFIDELPETDLYWVGTEKECAETRKENSKQSLSALKNMFG encoded by the coding sequence ATGCTAGACTATTTAAACCTACAGCAGCAGGAAGCTGTTAGGTATACAAGTACACCATTATTAGTATTAGCTGGCGCAGGTAGTGGTAAAACTAGTGTTATTATTGAGAAAATTTCTTATTTAATCGAGGAGTTGTTATATCCTGCAAAAAGTATTTTAGCTGTTACATTTACAAATAAAGCAGCTAAGGAGATGCAAGAACGAGTTAAATCTCGATTAGATAAGGAAAAATCAAAAGGTCTTGTTATATCAACATTTCACTCACTAGGTTTATCTATTTTAAAAAGACATTTTTCAGATCTTGGCTATAAAAAAAACTTTACCCTTTTTGATAGTCATGATTCAGCAACGTTAATATATGATATTGCTTATGACCAGTACCAATTACCTAAGCAAAATACTAAATTTATTCAAGCAAAAATATCTTTTTGGAAATCTGCTTTATTAACACCTGATGAAGTCCAACCTAAAGACGACTTAGAGGAGCAAGCAGCTTTTATTTATAAAGAGTATCAAAAGTATTTAAGGTCATATAACTCGTTTGATTTTGATGATTTGATATTCCAGCCAATTCAGCTATTTAGAAATAATCATAATATCCAGAAATTATGGTCAGACAAGTTCAGATATATATTAATTGATGAATACCAAGATACTAATGAGTCGCAGTATCAGCTTTTAAAGTATCTAACTCAAAATAAAAACAAATTTACAGTAGTTGGTGATGATGACCAATCTATATATGCTTGGAGAGGCTCACGTCCAGAAAATCTACGCCATTTACAGGAAGATTTTCCAAACCTTAAGGTTATTAAGTTAGAGCAAAACTATCGTTCTACTGGTAGAATTTTAAATGTTGCGAATAAGCTGATAGAGAATAATAGTCATATTTTTGAGAAAAAACTATGGTCTGCAAAGACATATGGTGAACAGATAAAAATAATCAGTTTGATAAATGATGAAGATGAGGCTCAATTTATTGCAAGTGATATCTTTTTTGATAGGGTAAAAACTAACTCTAGAAATTCCGATTATGCAATTTTGATTAGAAGTAATTATCAAGCTTATCTTTTGGAAAGATATATGCAGATGCATAAGATTCCATATACTATAAGTGGAGGGAGTTCATTTTTCTCAAAGACTGAAATCAAAGATATTATTTCTTATCTAAGGTTAATTGTTAATCCTGATGATGATAGGGCATTTTTGCGTATAGTGAATACTCCTAAAAGGGAAGTTGGTAGTGCTACGATTCATAAGCTAGGCGAGTATGCTAGTGAACATCATTGTAGCTTTTTCCATACTTTATACAATCTAGAGCATTTTGAGATGCGTGAATTTACAAAAAAGAAATTGCTAAATTTTAAAAATTTGATTTTGAATACGCGACAAGAAATTGTTTCAAGTATTTCAGCAGTAGAACTTAAGAAAATATTACATACATTTATTGATAATATCTCATATAGACAGTGGCTAATTGATTCTAGCTCATCTGAGAAACAAGCTGAATTTAGGTATACAAATGTTATTGAAGTTATAAGTTGGATAGTTAACCAATTAGATGATTCTTATAATGGACTTGAGTCATTATCTACAGTGTTAAATAAGATGCTTCTGATAGATATTTTAGATAGAGATAATGAAGATAAAAATGATAATCAAGTTCAGATAATAACTATGCATGCTTCAAAAGGTCTTGAGTTTAGAAAGGTCTATATAATGGGTATGGAAGAGGGGATATTGCCTCATCAACAAAGTATAGAAGAAGAGTCTATAGAAGATGAGCGTCGCCTTGCATATGTGGCGATTACAAGAGCTAAAGAAAACCTAACTATAACAATGACAAAACATCGTAAAAAATTTGGTGAAAAGCAAGTTTCAACACCGAGTAGATTTATTGATGAGTTGCCAGAAACAGATTTATATTGGGTTGGCACAGAAAAAGAATGTGCAGAGACTCGTAAAGAAAACTCAAAACAAAGTCTTTCAGCTTTGAAGAATATGTTTGGATAA
- a CDS encoding YgfZ/GcvT domain-containing protein, translating into MIFQYDNFQILEVNGVDTKKFLQGLVTADLNILSQDNNVLLTAFANLKGRIISLCFVKFVDDNKLLLSVEEGVLEGLLAWLKKYGMFSKVTFSINDNYSLFFKKDNFLNHDILDKDSLASDTSLEQIQKENIINKLAIINAQNFEQFLPAELELDDVENVVCYTKGCYMGQEVIARMHYKAKLKKELAVIKSQSDIDSFDLKDVNNKPLANVVNKVFVDNECYMLVVFHKEATEQEYQLSNGQIIVKC; encoded by the coding sequence ATGATTTTTCAATATGATAATTTTCAAATATTAGAAGTTAATGGAGTAGATACTAAAAAATTTCTACAAGGGTTAGTTACAGCTGATCTAAATATATTATCCCAAGATAATAATGTTTTATTAACAGCTTTTGCAAATTTAAAAGGGCGTATTATATCACTATGTTTTGTTAAGTTTGTTGATGATAATAAACTACTTCTTTCAGTTGAAGAAGGAGTCCTAGAAGGTTTACTAGCATGGTTAAAAAAATATGGCATGTTTTCCAAAGTTACTTTTTCTATAAATGATAATTATTCATTATTTTTTAAAAAAGATAATTTTTTAAATCACGATATCTTAGACAAAGATAGCTTAGCATCTGATACCAGTCTTGAGCAAATACAGAAAGAGAATATTATTAATAAATTAGCTATTATAAATGCTCAAAATTTTGAGCAGTTTTTACCTGCTGAATTAGAGTTAGATGATGTTGAGAATGTCGTTTGCTATACAAAAGGTTGCTATATGGGACAGGAAGTAATAGCTAGAATGCACTATAAAGCTAAACTTAAAAAAGAACTTGCAGTAATAAAATCTCAGTCAGATATTGATAGCTTTGATTTAAAAGATGTAAATAATAAGCCTTTAGCAAACGTTGTAAATAAAGTGTTTGTCGATAATGAGTGCTATATGCTTGTAGTTTTTCATAAAGAAGCAACAGAGCAGGAATATCAACTTAGTAATGGTCAAATTATAGTTAAATGCTAG
- the tal gene encoding transaldolase yields the protein MQQSVLEQLKKVTMVVADTGDFELIKKYKPVDATTNPSLILKAVKDKKYSDLVKQTIEDVKSNNSKLNSNELIKEILIEILVTFGIKILGVIDGKVSSEVDARVSFNAAETIDYARKIIARYQDKGISKDRVLIKIAATWEGIKAAKILQKEGINCNLTLIFDKAQAQACAEAGVYLISPFVGRITDWQIKENNIEGFPDIENDDGVNSVKSIYHFYKTHGFKTIVMGASFRNVDQVIALAGCDALTISPALLEDLEQRKDNLEAKLSDCMDVSTQDPELTESKFRWLLNENAMATHKLAEGIRQFAKDTVELENIIKENL from the coding sequence TAGTAGCTGATACAGGTGATTTTGAATTAATAAAAAAATATAAGCCAGTTGATGCAACCACAAACCCTAGTCTAATTTTAAAAGCTGTAAAAGATAAAAAGTATTCTGATTTAGTTAAACAAACTATTGAAGATGTAAAATCGAATAATTCAAAACTAAATAGTAATGAATTAATTAAAGAAATATTAATAGAGATTTTGGTTACTTTTGGTATTAAGATTCTTGGTGTTATTGATGGTAAGGTATCAAGTGAAGTTGATGCAAGAGTTTCTTTTAATGCTGCAGAGACTATTGATTATGCTAGAAAAATTATAGCTAGATATCAAGATAAGGGTATTAGTAAAGATCGTGTATTGATAAAAATAGCAGCTACTTGGGAAGGTATAAAGGCTGCTAAAATCTTACAAAAAGAAGGCATAAATTGTAATTTGACGTTAATTTTTGATAAAGCTCAAGCTCAAGCATGTGCAGAGGCTGGAGTTTATCTAATATCTCCATTTGTTGGGAGAATAACAGATTGGCAAATAAAAGAGAATAATATAGAAGGTTTCCCTGATATTGAAAATGATGATGGTGTTAATTCTGTTAAGTCTATTTATCATTTTTATAAAACACATGGGTTTAAAACAATCGTAATGGGTGCCAGTTTTAGAAATGTTGATCAAGTTATAGCTTTGGCTGGCTGTGATGCTTTAACCATTTCTCCAGCTTTACTTGAAGATTTAGAACAAAGAAAAGATAATCTTGAAGCTAAGCTATCTGATTGTATGGATGTTTCAACTCAAGATCCAGAACTTACAGAATCAAAATTCCGTTGGTTACTTAATGAAAATGCTATGGCAACTCATAAGTTAGCAGAAGGAATTAGACAGTTTGCAAAAGATACTGTTGAATTAGAAAATATTATTAAAGAAAACTTATAA